GCACCATCGGCGTGACGTACAAGACTGCATGGTTTATGGCTCATCGTATCCGCGAAGGTATGCGCGAGCCTTTGTATGACACTCAGTTAGGTTCTGGCGGCGGCACAGTGGAAGCTGACGAAACCTACTGGGGCAACAAGGGCAAGCAACGCAAGGGCGCCCGTGGATACGCTCACAAGGAAAAGATCGTAAGTCTTGTCGAGCGTGGCGGCAAAGTGCGCTCTTACCATGTAAAGGAAGTCAACTCGGCAACACTACGCCCGATCTTGCAAGAACAGATCGCAGCCGAAGCCAAGCTCATGACCGACGAAGCCAAGGTCTACAAGAGCATCGGCAAAGACTTCGCCAGTCACGAAACCGTTACTCACGGTATCGCTGAATACGTGCGCGACAACGTCCACACTAACACCATCGAAAACTACTTTTCCGTGCTAAAGCGCGGCATGACTGGCGTTTACCAGCACTGCGGCAAACAGCATCTAAAGCGTTATGTCGGCGAGTTCGACTTTCGCTATAACCACCGTGTAAGGCTCGGCATCGACGACGCTGCACGTACCCTAGCAGCGCTTCAAGGCATTGAAGGAAAGCGCCTCACCTACAGGAGCGTTGGTGGACGGGCGTAATCCTACCTACCGTCAAAACCGAGAAGAAGTCAAACGCGTGAACCGCGCTGTTGAGTATCTGCTGTGGCTTGAGGGGAAATAACGGGCTTCTGCTTAGAAGCTCGGCTAGAGTCTTTTTTCTCCGCTTTCACATCTTTTTTCTTATGCCGCCTA
The DNA window shown above is from Gammaproteobacteria bacterium and carries:
- a CDS encoding IS1595 family transposase produces the protein TIGVTYKTAWFMAHRIREGMREPLYDTQLGSGGGTVEADETYWGNKGKQRKGARGYAHKEKIVSLVERGGKVRSYHVKEVNSATLRPILQEQIAAEAKLMTDEAKVYKSIGKDFASHETVTHGIAEYVRDNVHTNTIENYFSVLKRGMTGVYQHCGKQHLKRYVGEFDFRYNHRVRLGIDDAARTLAALQGIEGKRLTYRSVGGRA